A window of bacterium contains these coding sequences:
- a CDS encoding type II toxin-antitoxin system Phd/YefM family antitoxin: MSTINATHARANLYTLLEQVAESHEPVQITSKRGNAFLVSEEDWRSVQETLYLLSVPGMRESIIDGMETPVEECSEDPG; this comes from the coding sequence ATGAGCACGATCAACGCCACCCACGCCCGCGCCAATCTCTACACGTTGCTCGAGCAGGTCGCCGAGTCTCATGAGCCGGTTCAGATCACCAGCAAGCGAGGCAATGCGTTCCTGGTCTCCGAGGAAGACTGGAGATCGGTTCAGGAGACGCTTTACCTGCTGTCGGTCCCGGGCATGCGGGAGTCGATCATCGACGGGATGGAGACTCCGGTCGAGGAGTGCTCCGAGGATCCCGG